A stretch of Methyloterricola oryzae DNA encodes these proteins:
- a CDS encoding DUF6876 family protein: protein MATTQSFSKAALRQFTGTTTWYRHGLIRDVLFTEGAQHVAEAAGAFWLLDEIAFAQHYERPVAAESFQHWELQVNPDHTALLTCDDGNGRVVFSKSIPYSDFPLDEISLYFTNHVILLPSEY from the coding sequence ATGGCCACGACTCAGTCCTTTTCCAAAGCCGCGCTTCGTCAGTTCACCGGCACCACCACCTGGTACCGCCACGGCCTGATCCGCGATGTCCTGTTCACCGAGGGCGCCCAACACGTCGCCGAAGCCGCCGGCGCCTTCTGGCTGCTGGACGAGATCGCCTTCGCCCAGCATTACGAACGCCCGGTCGCCGCCGAGTCCTTTCAGCACTGGGAGCTTCAGGTCAATCCCGATCACACGGCCCTGCTCACCTGCGATGACGGCAACGGCCGGGTGGTCTTCTCCAAATCCATCCCCTACAGCGACTTCCCGCTGGATGAGATCTCTCTCTACTTCACTAACCACGTGATCCTGCTACCCAGCGAGTACTGA
- a CDS encoding redoxin domain-containing protein, whose protein sequence is MRAIQHLLRNTLLLFLTLTASLAFAEPDIDKPAPAFRGKTADGKSIDLASLKGKTVVLEWTNHECPFVRKHYESGNIPQIQKQATKDGIVWLQVISSAPGKEGFVDGATAAKLNSERGSAPTATILDSDGSIGKLYGAKTSPHLFIIDASGLLVYKGGIDSIPSADKDDIAKAENYVKSALNELSAGKKISKASTKAYGCAVKYAS, encoded by the coding sequence ATGCGTGCAATTCAACACCTACTCCGAAACACCCTTTTACTATTCCTGACGCTCACAGCATCCCTGGCATTTGCAGAACCCGACATCGACAAGCCGGCACCCGCATTTAGAGGAAAAACCGCCGATGGCAAGTCAATCGATTTGGCATCCTTAAAAGGCAAGACCGTCGTGCTGGAATGGACAAATCACGAGTGCCCGTTTGTCCGCAAACACTATGAAAGCGGAAACATTCCACAGATTCAAAAGCAGGCGACCAAAGACGGCATCGTGTGGCTGCAAGTCATTTCCTCCGCTCCCGGAAAAGAGGGATTCGTCGACGGAGCCACTGCCGCCAAGCTCAACTCCGAACGCGGCTCCGCCCCCACCGCCACCATTCTCGATTCTGATGGCTCGATTGGAAAGCTTTATGGAGCCAAGACCTCGCCTCACCTGTTCATCATCGATGCTTCCGGCCTGCTGGTTTACAAGGGCGGAATCGACAGCATTCCGTCTGCCGACAAAGACGACATCGCCAAAGCGGAAAACTACGTCAAATCCGCCCTGAACGAATTGTCTGCAGGAAAGAAGATTAGCAAGGCAAGCACCAAGGCCTATGGCTGCGCCGTGAAATACGCCAGTTGA
- a CDS encoding DNA/RNA non-specific endonuclease yields the protein MTTPNFVSRSPLILTLLALVLLESPIALAKPIKRLDYEGFTAWVDCARRGQTRFQYAANADSGSFPRLDDYALDPNVPKKCQQKSTRSYGRGYDRGHLVSANHMDFSGNAIMQSNYMTNILPQVHELNAGAWLATEEIVECYRDLEPLQVYGGVIWGTNKKNDYFVKSHGVRVTVHALACLSEAGHAGSHEKASNSA from the coding sequence ATGACCACACCGAATTTCGTTTCACGCTCGCCATTGATTCTGACCCTCCTGGCGCTGGTTCTTTTGGAGAGCCCGATTGCCCTTGCCAAGCCCATCAAGCGGCTGGACTATGAAGGCTTTACGGCCTGGGTTGACTGCGCCCGGCGCGGACAGACCCGCTTTCAGTACGCGGCCAACGCCGATAGCGGCAGCTTCCCCCGTCTGGACGATTACGCGCTCGATCCCAATGTGCCGAAGAAATGCCAGCAGAAGTCCACCCGCAGCTACGGCCGCGGCTATGACCGGGGCCATCTGGTGTCGGCCAACCACATGGACTTCTCGGGAAACGCCATCATGCAAAGCAACTACATGACCAACATCCTGCCGCAGGTGCATGAGTTGAATGCCGGAGCCTGGCTGGCGACCGAGGAGATCGTCGAATGCTATCGGGACCTGGAGCCTTTGCAGGTCTATGGCGGCGTGATCTGGGGCACGAACAAGAAAAACGATTACTTCGTGAAGTCGCATGGCGTCAGGGTAACTGTTCACGCCCTTGCGTGTCTGAGCGAAGCTGGGCATGCTGGTTCCCATGAAAAAGCCTCGAATTCAGCTTGA
- a CDS encoding IS66 family transposase, translating into MPDRPETIDEAYELIKTLWQAFQWSLERQGLHSGNSSIPPRQYRLSGRAKDPRFRKKPSTRQRGAQPGHVQHARDRIPEADVDQIERYFPEAHCACGGEIRIDEEPQHRHQVFDLPEITFTVTEHQRFGGHCQACGWSVTAKLPQAIPSGQMGPGLIAWIALMSGHFRLSTRSIQSLLSLQWGLTFSTGAISESQEPVADWLEPLYQQVGETIRQAPVAHTDETTHFRAQQRTGYGYSAPRSWPSS; encoded by the coding sequence TTGCCGGACCGTCCCGAGACGATCGACGAGGCCTATGAGTTGATCAAAACGCTCTGGCAGGCGTTTCAGTGGAGCCTCGAAAGACAGGGGCTACATTCCGGCAATTCTTCGATCCCACCCAGGCAGTATCGCCTCTCGGGAAGGGCCAAGGATCCAAGGTTTCGCAAGAAACCCTCGACACGCCAGCGCGGCGCACAGCCCGGTCATGTTCAACATGCGCGTGACCGTATCCCGGAAGCGGACGTCGATCAGATCGAGCGCTATTTCCCCGAGGCGCATTGCGCCTGTGGCGGGGAGATTCGGATAGACGAAGAACCCCAACACCGCCATCAGGTCTTCGACTTGCCGGAAATCACGTTCACGGTGACCGAGCATCAACGTTTCGGCGGTCACTGTCAGGCCTGTGGCTGGAGCGTCACCGCCAAACTGCCCCAAGCGATTCCCTCCGGTCAGATGGGACCCGGACTGATTGCCTGGATTGCCCTCATGAGCGGTCACTTTCGCCTCAGCACCCGCAGTATCCAGAGCCTCCTCAGCTTGCAGTGGGGACTCACCTTCAGCACCGGCGCCATCAGTGAATCTCAGGAACCCGTCGCCGACTGGCTGGAACCCCTGTACCAACAGGTCGGCGAGACGATCCGCCAGGCTCCAGTGGCTCACACCGATGAAACCACCCATTTCCGCGCCCAACAGCGCACTGGCTATGGGTACTCTGCACCCCGCAGTTGGCCTTCTTCATGA
- a CDS encoding ExbD/TolR family protein: protein MAMQSHGDSDDVMSEINVTPLVDVMLVLLVVFIVTAPLLTNAIHVNLPKTDETAPPEIKEAVNVSVDNQGKVFIDKREITLESVEPELKSLKANDPDLSLHLHADQGVNYGIVAKVMASIERAGISKLAVLTNVQ, encoded by the coding sequence ATGGCCATGCAATCCCATGGTGACAGTGACGACGTGATGAGCGAAATCAACGTGACGCCGCTGGTCGACGTCATGCTGGTGCTGCTGGTGGTATTTATCGTAACGGCTCCATTGCTTACTAACGCGATACACGTAAATCTCCCGAAGACCGACGAGACAGCGCCGCCTGAAATCAAGGAGGCTGTGAACGTGAGTGTCGATAACCAAGGTAAAGTGTTCATAGATAAGCGGGAAATCACACTTGAAAGTGTTGAACCCGAGTTAAAGTCGCTTAAGGCCAATGATCCAGACTTGTCCTTGCACTTGCACGCAGACCAAGGTGTCAACTATGGCATCGTGGCAAAAGTGATGGCATCAATCGAGCGCGCCGGCATCAGCAAACTCGCAGTCTTAACCAACGTTCAATAG
- a CDS encoding MotA/TolQ/ExbB proton channel family protein — translation MPTFSSTVIVTWTLWALISFSVITWLLILIKGIQHLRVSYHNRSYTNAFWRAIDFQAASALRDHSGPVARVAFAGFSTLQETDGATTVHDLEHSGDRQELLDRRLRQQMQKERGSLESGLAILATIGSTSPFVGLFGTVWGIMGALTDISKSGSASLDVVAGPIGEALIATAIGIAVAVPAVIGYNFFLRRNKVIWALLDDFATDFVHLALKTSFLIRPGKSPENNEKGVTASQAPRVVRDHNNNEFVAQGAHA, via the coding sequence ATGCCGACATTCTCATCTACCGTAATCGTAACCTGGACGCTCTGGGCCCTGATCAGCTTCTCGGTGATCACATGGCTGTTGATTCTGATCAAGGGCATCCAACATCTGCGCGTCAGTTACCATAACCGCAGTTATACCAATGCCTTTTGGCGTGCCATTGATTTTCAGGCAGCATCAGCCTTACGTGACCATTCAGGCCCAGTCGCGCGTGTAGCCTTTGCAGGCTTTAGCACTTTGCAGGAGACAGACGGTGCCACAACGGTTCATGATCTTGAACACTCAGGCGACCGACAGGAACTCTTAGATCGGCGCCTGCGGCAGCAGATGCAAAAAGAGCGTGGATCATTGGAAAGTGGCTTGGCAATTCTAGCGACCATCGGCAGCACATCACCGTTTGTTGGTTTGTTCGGCACTGTATGGGGCATCATGGGCGCGCTGACCGATATCAGCAAAAGCGGCTCAGCGAGTCTGGACGTCGTCGCTGGCCCCATTGGCGAAGCCTTGATCGCAACTGCCATAGGCATTGCTGTGGCGGTCCCGGCCGTCATCGGTTACAACTTTTTCTTGCGCCGGAACAAAGTCATCTGGGCCCTGCTAGACGATTTCGCTACCGACTTCGTCCATTTGGCTCTGAAAACGTCCTTCCTTATCCGTCCCGGTAAATCACCAGAGAACAATGAAAAGGGAGTTACTGCATCGCAAGCGCCCAGGGTCGTTCGCGACCATAACAATAATGAATTTGTCGCGCAGGGGGCGCACGCCTGA
- a CDS encoding cytochrome b/b6 domain-containing protein, with amino-acid sequence MTVKTKVWDWPTRAFHWSLVISVTAAIITGEIGGSLADWHGRAGLMVLGLLVFRLVWGFVGSETARFSHFFPTPTRILAYLRGAWHGVGHNPLGALSVFALLGILAAQVTTGLYANDDIAFEGPLFHLVDKSQSDRLTGLHGRIFWGLVTLIGLHLLSIVFYSRVKRHNLVLPMITGNKQVPKQQAGQFTGFRFAGFVAAAFLSLATVWTVANGLPERFVAAIDANAAGPDEVEIEPEPDLF; translated from the coding sequence ATGACTGTAAAGACGAAGGTTTGGGATTGGCCGACCAGAGCCTTCCACTGGTCACTGGTAATCTCGGTTACAGCGGCGATCATCACTGGCGAGATCGGCGGTTCGCTCGCAGATTGGCACGGCCGCGCAGGCCTTATGGTTTTGGGACTTCTGGTGTTTCGGCTGGTCTGGGGCTTTGTTGGCTCGGAAACAGCGCGGTTTAGTCACTTCTTCCCCACACCGACCCGGATCCTCGCCTATCTGAGGGGCGCCTGGCACGGCGTCGGACACAATCCCCTTGGCGCACTATCGGTGTTTGCGCTGCTGGGGATCCTTGCCGCACAGGTGACGACAGGCCTTTACGCCAATGACGACATTGCCTTCGAAGGACCGTTGTTTCACCTGGTAGACAAATCCCAGAGCGACCGACTGACTGGCCTGCACGGACGTATCTTCTGGGGATTGGTAACCCTGATTGGGCTGCACCTCCTATCCATCGTGTTCTATTCCCGAGTGAAACGGCACAACCTCGTACTACCAATGATCACCGGCAACAAACAAGTTCCTAAACAGCAGGCAGGACAGTTCACTGGATTTCGCTTTGCCGGGTTTGTTGCCGCAGCGTTCCTATCCCTGGCAACCGTATGGACAGTCGCTAATGGTCTCCCCGAAAGATTCGTGGCGGCCATCGACGCCAATGCCGCAGGCCCCGACGAAGTCGAGATTGAACCCGAACCTGACCTGTTCTGA
- a CDS encoding hybrid sensor histidine kinase/response regulator: MERLFFNTIELSTAIHQAVELSLPFITESGHTLHLELPEKPITINADLVRLGQVFGNLLNNAAKFTPRGGDITVKAEERNGTTEVRVLDNGIGIPASMLDRIFDVFTQVDQSLEKHYGGLGIGLSLVKKLVTLHGGTVEAQSEGDGKGSEFIVRLPCRPPNSKTPDCQSDENLTSKVFVPRRILICDDNASLTKILEMHLQAIGHQVATASNGLEAVKLAEAFQPELILLDIGMPNLNGYDACRQIRQRPWGQDILIAAVTGWSAESDRQKGEEVGFDQYLAKPVDTSKLDRLIEKLSEKPVE, translated from the coding sequence TTGGAAAGGCTGTTTTTCAACACAATCGAACTCTCCACTGCCATTCATCAAGCCGTGGAACTCAGCCTGCCCTTCATCACCGAGTCCGGACATACGCTGCACCTCGAACTTCCCGAAAAGCCGATCACAATAAATGCCGATCTGGTGCGGCTTGGACAGGTGTTCGGCAATTTGCTCAACAACGCCGCCAAGTTTACCCCGCGGGGCGGCGATATCACCGTTAAAGCCGAAGAGCGCAATGGTACCACCGAGGTCAGAGTGCTGGACAACGGCATCGGCATCCCCGCCTCGATGCTGGACCGCATCTTTGACGTCTTCACTCAGGTCGATCAATCGCTGGAAAAGCATTATGGAGGTTTGGGTATCGGGCTCAGCCTGGTCAAGAAACTGGTCACGCTTCATGGAGGAACGGTCGAAGCGCAAAGTGAAGGTGACGGCAAAGGCAGTGAGTTCATCGTTCGTTTACCTTGCAGGCCGCCGAACTCGAAGACTCCGGACTGCCAAAGCGACGAGAATCTCACTTCGAAAGTCTTCGTCCCTCGCCGTATTTTGATCTGCGACGACAATGCTTCTTTGACGAAAATCCTGGAAATGCACCTTCAGGCGATCGGGCATCAGGTTGCGACCGCCAGTAATGGTTTAGAGGCGGTTAAGCTTGCCGAGGCATTCCAACCAGAGTTGATATTGCTGGATATCGGGATGCCAAACTTGAACGGCTACGATGCATGCCGACAGATTCGTCAGCGGCCCTGGGGCCAGGACATCTTGATCGCCGCAGTCACGGGCTGGAGTGCGGAGTCCGACAGACAAAAAGGCGAGGAAGTCGGGTTTGACCAATATCTCGCCAAGCCGGTGGATACCTCAAAACTCGATAGGCTTATCGAAAAGCTATCGGAAAAGCCTGTCGAATAA
- a CDS encoding nuclease-related domain-containing protein — protein MILGAILRSPWFKGLVGEQLVRLAAWLRLDKTVYHAIHDVTLPTPDGTTQIDHVFVSPYGIFVVETKNYSGWIFGGEHQPNWTQKIYRTTHKFQNPLRQNYKHLKALESLLDVPPETLHSVIVFVGGSTFKTPMPPNVTYAGGYVRYIQSFQTRVFSREQVEAMVSAISSGRKKPGFNTNREHVRQLQSRHDVTAPRLCPRCGSAMVLREVKKGGNVGKSFWGCSQYPKRRAVQNT, from the coding sequence GTGATCCTGGGCGCGATTCTGAGATCGCCCTGGTTCAAGGGACTCGTTGGCGAACAACTGGTGCGATTGGCTGCCTGGCTCAGGCTGGACAAGACGGTCTACCATGCGATCCACGATGTCACCCTGCCAACTCCGGACGGTACCACGCAAATCGATCACGTGTTCGTCTCCCCCTACGGCATTTTCGTCGTCGAAACCAAAAACTATTCAGGCTGGATTTTCGGCGGCGAACACCAACCCAACTGGACTCAGAAGATCTACCGCACGACCCACAAGTTCCAGAATCCGCTCCGCCAGAATTACAAGCACTTGAAGGCTCTGGAGTCGTTACTGGATGTCCCCCCGGAAACCTTGCACTCGGTCATCGTGTTTGTCGGCGGCAGCACCTTCAAGACACCGATGCCACCCAATGTCACTTATGCGGGCGGCTATGTGCGCTACATCCAATCCTTTCAGACCCGGGTATTTTCGCGAGAACAGGTCGAAGCGATGGTTTCGGCGATCAGTTCCGGCAGAAAGAAGCCCGGCTTCAACACGAACCGTGAGCACGTCCGCCAGCTTCAATCACGCCATGACGTGACGGCGCCCCGACTGTGCCCACGCTGTGGAAGCGCCATGGTCCTGCGGGAAGTCAAGAAGGGCGGCAATGTCGGTAAAAGCTTTTGGGGCTGTTCACAGTATCCAAAGCGCCGTGCCGTTCAGAATACCTGA
- a CDS encoding energy transducer TonB, with translation MDALLGIGLVIVLHAAVIDHFKHQPVDSTPPKEEKVEITLLAPPPPPPPVVQPQPRPAPVKDAIPPKPKPKPKKLPPPVIQQPPVQTNAPVDSDAPPAPVHAAPVAPPAPPVEKVVQLTSADYLRNPPPDYPQDAQDRGWEGKVLLKVRILPSGKPDVVQVQKSSGHATLDSAAVKAVRGGWLFKPNMQGTTATAVWVVIPIVFQL, from the coding sequence TTGGACGCCCTGCTGGGCATCGGCCTAGTAATCGTATTGCACGCTGCAGTGATCGACCACTTTAAGCATCAACCAGTGGATTCGACTCCACCCAAGGAAGAAAAAGTTGAAATCACCTTGCTGGCCCCACCACCACCGCCCCCACCGGTCGTTCAGCCGCAACCGCGCCCGGCACCGGTAAAGGATGCCATCCCACCCAAACCAAAACCCAAGCCCAAAAAGCTGCCGCCGCCGGTGATTCAACAACCGCCGGTTCAGACTAATGCGCCGGTGGATAGTGACGCACCACCAGCTCCTGTGCACGCGGCTCCTGTTGCCCCCCCAGCACCACCGGTGGAGAAAGTTGTACAGCTCACCAGCGCAGACTACTTGCGCAACCCGCCACCGGACTACCCGCAGGACGCTCAAGACCGCGGATGGGAAGGCAAGGTTCTGCTGAAAGTACGCATCCTACCGAGCGGAAAGCCGGATGTGGTTCAGGTGCAGAAAAGCAGTGGACACGCAACCCTGGATTCCGCCGCCGTCAAAGCGGTTCGCGGCGGCTGGCTGTTCAAGCCCAATATGCAGGGAACCACGGCGACGGCTGTCTGGGTCGTAATTCCCATAGTCTTTCAACTCTAA
- a CDS encoding IS66 family transposase — MIHASRGMKAARQLLEPFAGILISDRHGAYGTHPTHQRQLCWAHVIRNLERISGRKGDPGELGLWLVRVARLIIRLEHAWRRSAYRSPHYRRRLEQARENFRVALEQGYHQHRGQRTGNACKALLDDEPMLWQFLHSPGLDLTNNTAERALRPYVIWRKTSFFSQSERGDRFRTRVVTVTESCRRLELSAYSLLRQVCDQGIRKQPIALRLPIDHLYRIPPTRQLENRHAA; from the coding sequence ATGATCCACGCCTCGCGCGGTATGAAAGCCGCTCGCCAGTTGCTGGAACCCTTTGCCGGCATCCTGATCTCCGATCGGCACGGCGCCTATGGCACCCATCCGACCCACCAGCGTCAGCTGTGCTGGGCGCATGTCATCCGCAATCTCGAACGGATCTCCGGCAGAAAAGGCGATCCAGGCGAACTGGGCCTCTGGTTGGTCCGCGTCGCCCGACTCATCATCCGCCTCGAACACGCCTGGCGGCGCAGCGCTTATCGATCCCCCCATTACCGACGGCGACTCGAACAGGCCCGCGAAAATTTCCGTGTCGCCCTCGAACAGGGCTATCATCAGCATCGCGGCCAGCGCACCGGAAATGCCTGCAAGGCCTTGCTGGACGATGAGCCTATGCTGTGGCAATTCCTCCACTCGCCCGGCCTCGACCTGACCAACAACACCGCCGAACGCGCGCTGCGCCCCTATGTGATCTGGCGCAAGACCAGCTTCTTTAGCCAATCCGAACGCGGCGACCGCTTCCGCACCCGAGTCGTGACCGTCACCGAATCCTGTCGACGGCTCGAGCTCAGCGCCTACAGCCTCCTGCGTCAGGTCTGCGACCAGGGCATCCGCAAGCAGCCCATCGCCCTCCGCCTGCCCATTGATCATCTCTACCGAATCCCGCCCACTCGGCAGCTTGAAAATCGTCACGCTGCGTAA
- a CDS encoding c-type cytochrome codes for MKSRLLFTVAAIAVSAAALAGPIEDQIRFRQSAYSFIGWNVGKIKAQVADKPDTYNKDQVIAAARAIAAAANSGLGALYGAGTDKGVGWKQTRLKPEFFQQTDEARTVGIAFITEANNLAKVAETGSVDEIKTQLGKLNDTCKSCHDKFRIKE; via the coding sequence GTGAAAAGCAGACTTCTATTCACAGTCGCCGCAATTGCCGTCAGCGCCGCAGCGTTGGCCGGCCCAATTGAAGATCAGATTCGATTTAGGCAGTCCGCCTATTCGTTCATCGGTTGGAATGTGGGCAAAATCAAAGCCCAAGTTGCAGACAAACCAGATACCTATAACAAGGACCAAGTCATAGCGGCGGCACGGGCCATCGCGGCGGCAGCCAATTCCGGGCTTGGTGCCCTTTATGGCGCCGGTACTGACAAGGGCGTGGGCTGGAAACAGACCCGCCTCAAGCCTGAATTTTTTCAGCAAACCGACGAGGCCCGCACCGTTGGCATCGCGTTCATAACGGAGGCGAATAATCTTGCCAAAGTCGCCGAAACTGGCAGTGTCGACGAAATCAAGACACAACTCGGCAAACTGAACGATACCTGCAAGAGTTGCCACGACAAATTCCGCATCAAGGAATAA
- a CDS encoding transposase, giving the protein SMKDRKKVEMLFAHLKRILRLDKLRLRGFSGARDEFLLAATAQNLRRMAKWLMPMAPKATEVPA; this is encoded by the coding sequence AATCGATGAAAGATCGCAAGAAGGTGGAAATGCTGTTCGCCCATCTCAAGCGCATCCTCAGGCTCGACAAGCTGCGTCTGCGTGGCTTCAGCGGCGCCCGGGACGAGTTCCTACTGGCGGCGACTGCCCAGAATTTGCGAAGAATGGCGAAATGGCTGATGCCAATGGCGCCAAAAGCCACCGAAGTACCCGCATAA
- a CDS encoding ArdC family protein, translating into MNTTASEPKCDVYTRVTQKILADLEKGELTWMKPWSGDHAAGRITRPLRANGTPYQGINILLLWAAALEQGFGSATWMTLKQSNELGGRVRKGEHGSMVVYADAIRKTETDQDTGEDVEVSIPLMKAYSVFNVEQIADLPERFYGKPEVPEVNPDERDQMLDQYFKNTGVTILEMGNRASYSVALDMIKMPPFVSSRDSESFFSTLAHETVHSTRHPTRLHRDFGRKQGGDEAYAKEELVAEMGSAFLCADLGITPEPVRIMPRTFRVGSP; encoded by the coding sequence ATGAACACGACTGCGTCCGAGCCGAAATGCGATGTCTACACCCGCGTGACCCAGAAGATCCTGGCCGACCTGGAAAAAGGCGAGTTGACCTGGATGAAGCCCTGGAGCGGTGACCATGCCGCCGGCAGGATCACCCGGCCCCTGAGGGCCAATGGGACGCCCTACCAGGGGATCAATATTCTCCTGCTGTGGGCCGCGGCTCTGGAGCAGGGCTTTGGCTCGGCCACTTGGATGACGCTGAAGCAGTCCAATGAGCTCGGCGGCCGAGTTCGCAAGGGCGAGCACGGTTCGATGGTGGTGTACGCCGATGCCATCCGCAAGACCGAGACCGACCAGGACACCGGCGAGGATGTCGAGGTCTCGATTCCCTTAATGAAGGCCTATAGCGTGTTCAATGTCGAGCAGATCGCCGACTTACCCGAGCGCTTTTATGGGAAGCCGGAGGTTCCAGAGGTCAACCCGGATGAGCGGGATCAAATGCTGGACCAGTACTTCAAGAACACCGGCGTTACCATCCTCGAGATGGGCAACCGCGCAAGCTATTCCGTCGCGCTCGATATGATTAAAATGCCGCCCTTTGTGTCATCTCGGGACTCGGAAAGTTTCTTTTCCACGCTGGCGCACGAGACAGTTCATAGCACACGTCACCCCACCCGACTGCACCGGGATTTTGGCCGCAAGCAGGGGGGCGATGAGGCCTACGCGAAAGAGGAACTGGTGGCCGAGATGGGCAGTGCATTCCTCTGCGCGGATCTTGGCATCACGCCCGAACCCGTGAGGATCATGCCGCGTACATTCAGAGTTGGATCACCCTGA
- a CDS encoding DDE-type integrase/transposase/recombinase, with protein MDVSSKAAHPKFKCPDLPVGLINKAGLPISFLLTAHRDKDAAQRFLRKAVGHHELPEKITIDIKKGQVIMVMTYRESGLPEN; from the coding sequence ATGGACGTCAGCTCCAAGGCAGCCCATCCGAAGTTCAAGTGCCCCGATTTGCCTGTGGGGCTCATTAATAAGGCGGGACTGCCCATCAGTTTCCTCCTCACCGCCCATCGCGACAAGGATGCCGCCCAGCGGTTTTTGAGGAAAGCGGTTGGACATCACGAGCTTCCGGAGAAGATTACCATCGACATCAAGAAAGGGCAGGTGATTATGGTCATGACTTACCGTGAGTCTGGTCTTCCGGAGAATTGA